The sequence GCCGATACATATTTAGTCAATATAATAAACAGGTAGTTATTATTTACTGTATCCTGTCCATAAAGCCTTTCACCTTGCTagaacagcagcagattaaacAAGTCTAATTAAACGACTATTTAGGCTACAAACCAATGTGGATGTTAATGTCCTTATAATAAACTAGAGTGCAGCAAGAGTTAAAATAAACACGCAACCCTTCCTACTCTTTCTGACATTAGAGCCAATCAATTTGCTAAAGATCAAACCTCATCTGACAGGATTACAGGCCTACACTTTCTAACAATGGATGATGAATAAGTCACCTGAGCAATGCAGGTtaaggggggggaaaaaaacaaaacaaatcacacCAACCCACAGCCAGTGCCACTGTAGTAATTCACCTTAAACGTATTGACATTTCAGTTATGCAAACTAAATCAAATGTCACACACAATAGCGACAATTCCCCGAGCTTAACCCCGGTCAATAACCGTGCGACTTGTTATATTCTAAGAGCCTGTCACATAAGCTCAGGTGTCCACACGCAACAGGCTTTTTATGTCTTGACATTTCCGACAAAGTCTAGCTAATAATTTCCCAGAGCTACCCTTGCCAAGCATCGATTGCTTAAGTCAGAGTACATGACACACAATGGGCTCTTCAGTTTGCTCACAGATTTGTGAGGAGGGAGAGACGGAGTCAGCCTTGACTACATGACATCTCTGAATTGGATTTCCGATTAGAAGGGTTTAATGTAATTACCTTGAGTACACTGTGCAGTCTGCACTAAGTAACACAGTGATGCATCACCTCCAGATTCGCTGAAACACTTCTCCCTCAGATGAAGGTGGTTGGCACTGGACTCCCAGAGGAGCAATATTATGTTCTTATTGATACAAGTTCATCTGCATGTGCTCGGCATTAAAATAATGGTGCAGGGAAGCGAGGCTTTTGACATGCAGCACGACAGCTGGCCAGAAGTTTTATCTCGAAGTTCATCTTTATCTATAGGCAGTCATATAGAAGCCTATGTAGCCTTAAGGAGTACGCTCTTCCTGAACAACAAGTCTGGTCTCCTCTTTCTTGGAAGGTCATAATATTGCATTTACAGCACAATGGCTCTCTCAGCTATGGGTACATTATGAAACTGCATTATAAGGATCCAGAACAATATGTTTCACCCCAGGATAATTCAACAATGCTGTGGCAGTAAGCCTATAATTCAGATAATATCTGCATGACAAAATGAAACTCAAAACTTATCAGATCTATTATATTTCACCCTGTTATTTAATATCACCCTGCAGCCCTCATCTGCAAAAAGTTAGAGGGACGGTACATCCAAACTTGGTGCAACCCAGCTGTCTTTTCATGATACAGGGAGGAATTTGATGcaattttacattattaaaaacagGACTAGGGATTCAGGCACATTACCAAAGGCTTTACCAATATCTTCTATTTAAGGAAAATATCTCTTCTTCTGTACGCCAGCACTCCAAATCAGGCATTTTAATCTGAGAATCTCCAGGCAGACTGACTACAGATTGCATGTGTGCATGGATGACAGGTACTGTAGGCTATATCgattgttttctttcttatctCTAAATCAGACCTCATAAACAAAACAGGAGGGACGAATGAGAACATTTCACCAGTGAGGAAAAATCGTTCTGTGCCTTGACAAAAACCACAACAGAGCAGGTAAACCTCACCGTTCTCATATGGTAGATCTTCTATGGATGTGAAAAACCACATCAAATGTGTACCTCACAGGGGAACTTCCCCCTGTGACCACGGATACtaatgaaaaccaaaaaaaaaaagatgtctaAACACAATACAATGATACTACTTGAAAATGAGAGTCTGGCTCTGACAACTGGCTTTCTGCTCCTCCTTCACCACTGAGTGTTCAGGTCTAGACTTTATGTAAGCAATTAATAATGCATCTGTACCAGTTTTTAAAAAGACCATCTTGTTGCAGATTTCAGTAGCTTAGTTGCATAATACACCTAACCAGGCCGTTTATGCACATTACAGTGTATACAGCTGGCAGGGACACAGAGCTGGGAGCTAACAAAGAAGCGTGCCACTGCTCCTACGCggctgtgtttgtttggcagtgtaaaaaaaagcattacTCTGTGTAACTAGCCAAGAATATTTAAAACACTATACTATAAACTATAACAATAAATGATCAGACAATATTTGACAGGGATCGCTCTGCTGGCTGACCCGGGTTTGCCTCCCATTCAGTCCTATCCGCCTCCTCTTCCCTTTCCAAGAGCCTACCTGAGCAGACTGGAGAGCGGATGAGAGGAGGCGGCGTGGCCGCCGCTGTTGCCGCTTCCCCCGGTCCCAGACGATCCGCTGCCGGCGCCAGCGGACTGTCGCTTCCCGGATAAAAGCTTCTCCACTGCGGCCAGGTTTCCCGTGCGAGCCGCTTCGAGAAGCTCCTGCTCCTTCCCCATCGCGGATCCCGGAGAAAATCGGAGGAGACGCGGGGAAGAGAAGGAAAGGGGGGTAAGGGGGAAGGGGGGTGGGTTGGTTGCGGGAGTGAAATTCCTCTACGAtctcccctttttctctcccaATCTCCAAGTTATTCCTCAGAACTGCTAGGGAAGAAAGGAAACAAATGCTCCCCCAGCCGCTGGATCCGTCCGTCCCGATCCACGGTGTCACCGGTGCTAAAAGGGGGAAAAGTTTCGTTCAGCAGCACCGCACCAGCACCGAGCAAACTTCCTCTGACCAGTCCCCTGAACGCCGTCCGTCACTTCCTCAAAactgccttttttctttctgcatctCCAATCTGAAAcccttcagacacacacacatacacacgacCTCTAGCACCCCCGCCCTGGCTGCTGGAGACAAGGGGTGGATGGGCATAAGCAAGATGGTGCCTAAAACACAGAGTCATGCCAAGTTTATTTGTAtgacacatttcaacaacaaggaaattcaaagtgctttatgtaaaacataaaaggcatcaagacaaaatgtaaaagaaacacattacagagagacatttaaatacaattaagaAGAGTTATTTAAGATTTAAGAGAAgagaattttaaataaaaataagataaaaatagaatagagataaagataaataatataaaaaataatagaataataatagaataaagataaaacaggagaataaaagttacagtgaaTCAGTGCAGTGcaatcaaaagcctcaaatttgatttaataacatgcagaagcaaacagaaaagtcttcagccttgagGAACAGAGGCAAATTATACCCCTGCAGcgttttaaaggaccagtgtgtaagatttagggggatgTATTGGtataaatagaatataatattcataagtatgatTCAATTAGCgtataatcacttgaaaataagaattgttgtgttttcgtgaccttagaatgagccctttatatctacatagggagcccaccatgttgcaccactaTGTTTCTATAGCAGCCCAgagcagacaaaccaaacactggctctaaagagGGCCTTTAGTGTTTTTGGAGGaaaatgccactaaatcctacacactggtcctttacaTATCTGCTCTGCTACCACATTTAGTGTCCAGAGTTTATTACATAACATAAACCAAGTGTTATTTAGTGTTGGCAGTCATTCAACTACATTGATAGCTGATTATCAACACACACTTGTGACTTGATATTACTCTAAAAAATTATACAGGTACCAAATGTAACAACTAGCTAAGACTTTTCAGCATAACTAGGGAGCTTTTATATgaaattagtttgtttttccagCTAAACAATATCAAAATTCCTCAGTGGGTGTGAACAAGAAGAATTCATAACAAGATATTATCATGTCAcagcaaacagtaaaaacaagaatGTTTGAAACAAACTGACTTAACTGACTGTTTTGACAGTTTGTAGCTTGTGACTTTACATTAGCTCACTTACTTTTAGCGTTAAAAAGTTGTTTCTAACAGTTATGAAAATACACAGTAAAGGCCTTATTTAATACAAATGTGTATTAGAGCAATAACTAAGTATTGCTGTGTGTTTCCACCGAGCAGTGTTAATAAAGTTCGTACAAAATAGGAAACGGAAATTCGCGTTTTATGCTATCAGGTGAGGAACCTTTAGCATTTCGATGCTATCTTTGCTCTTAGGGTAGCGAGTTGCTTAAATTAAATTCACAATAAGTAAGTTAATCGTAGCGTTTATTGatgtatgaaaagaaacaatACAAGTGCGCCATGTGCTAGCTACTTTTCCAATTAGCTAACTGCTAAACGATCGTTAGCTTGGctattgttgctgttttgttgaCGTCTGGCTGCAGAGAAGGTAGGTGCATgttgtattcatattttcatccAAAAGTTACCTTTAACTTGGACTCGGATATTTTTAAAACGTGTAAATACCGCTATACTGTGTACAGATGGTAAAAATAGTTTGTCATGTAGCGTTAGCGCCACATTTTAGCTATTGCTAGAAGCTAAAGCTGATACGGTAACGTCAACTTATGTTTGATGTTTGCAGAATCCGAAGCTTTCAGACAGTGTGATTAGGAGTGAGTGGTAATGGCAGACCCTGCACGGATCAAACCTGAGGACACACCTGAGAGAATAACTTCTGCTGATGAGGAGCACCCGACATCAGAGGAAACTCAAGATGTACCTGTAACAGCAAAACCTACAGACGAGTCCAAAGAGTCGTCTTCTGAAGATCAGCCCAAACAGGAGGTTAAATCTGTGAGTTGATGAACTAATTTATAAAGGAGGCTCaagttaaaggatcattccTACGTTCTCCTTATATTTACAGCAAAATCACACTTGCTTGAGAGCTGTAATGATAGagccacagaaaattaattggcattTTTTActattgattaataattttaatcaatttaCCAAGCAAGAAAACCTTTAATTGGTCAAAACATTGCTAATAAAGTTAAAGGGAGCTGTGATTCTGGTGTGCAGGTTGTTGTATCGCaatttatggctgcaactaatgattgttttcattattggttCATCAGTCGATTATTATCTCGATCAATCGATTTGttatttggtctttaaaatgccagaaaattgTCTCAtatgtcgatcactgtttcccaaagcccaagatgcaacctaaaatctCTTGTTTTGCCTCAACCAagagtccacaacccaaagatattcagtttactttcatagCAGACTGaagaaatcaaaaaatatttacatttacaaagctggaaccagagattttttttctttaaaaattaatcaaaataatgagTCAATTATTAAAAGAGTTTGtgatcaattttctgtcaatctgctaatcaattaatcaaccaaGCATTGCAGCTGCATTGCATTGTGTTTAATATTTGTCTCCAGCACCTAACCCACTGAGGTTTTGTGGATGTTCACACAATCTGTGTACACTATGGGGATCTCATTATTTTACTGAACAATTTTGTCTTCCACTGTGAAGGATCCAGCACCtggagaagatgaagaagaaggaaCTTCAGGCCAACCTGCTGCTAAAAGACTGAAGGTGGAaccagagaagaaaaaggaaaagcgCCACAAGGTTGATGAGGATGAAATACAGAAGATGCAGTAAGATTGACATTTTTAACCAAACAGAAGATTGTTCAATTTCAGAAAATCTTATCTTGTTAAACATCACCATCATCCCTTGTTTCTCCTGTGTTTTAAAGGGTTTTGGTGTCCTCCTTCTCTGAAGAGCAGCTGAATCGATATGAAATGTACAGACGTTCTGCCTTCCCTAAGGCTGCTATTAAGAGGGTAAGTGGTTTATGAGCATTGACAGAGTGTTTTTGAATCTCAAACTATTTTATCAGCTtcatatcctttttttttttttttttttttaaattttctagCTGATCCAGTCCATAACAGGATCATCAGTGTCCCAGAATGTTGTGATTGCCATGTCTGGTATTTCTAAGGTTTTTGCTGGGGAAATAGTTGAAGAAGGTAAGTGGCAGACTTACAAAACAGAGTGTTAAGAccaaataaactgaaacatatgaataaacagactttttattttcctccctctccctaCAGTATCATGTATTAAATCAGTTGGTCTTTGTCTTTACAGCATTGGATGTTTGTGAGAAGTGGGGAGATACACCACCGCTTCAGCCAAAGCATATGAGGGAAGCAGTGAGGAGGCTGAAGAGCCGAGATCAGATTCCCAACACCAAGCACAAGCACATTCTCTTTCACTGAGACATCTGTGCCTTGTATAGGAACGGTAGACAGAGTGCGATAGAGAAGTGGTGCCATCATGTGGAATACTTGGTCATGAAGCCACTGTAACCATATTGCAGCCAACTAGGCACTGACTGTTCTCTACTAAGTGACCTGAGATCAAGATCGATGACTGCAGTATTGAAGAATAATCAATACAGACACGATCAAGGACTTACATGGCAGTGAAATAAAATCCACTCTGTTGCAGTTTAAAGTAGACCTACCATTCACATGTACTTGTCAAGTTAAATGTTTGATGCAACATACAGTGCAAATGGTGTGAAATTATACTCATGTATTATGGTTGTAAATACAGTAAGTTTTATACTTTGGagatgttttgttcttgtttttttttaaggaaccTGACTATTTTGGGGGGTAGAATTCTGAGATGCTGATTTAAATTACAAAATTGTgcccttcatttttttttgtagccATACAAGCACACAAATGTTTGGATCGATTTACAAATAATAAAACCCCTAGTGTGAGTATTTGACTCAACTGTTTGACATTATTCACTCCATATGATGGTCTTATCGCTTTTTGTGAAGGTATATTAGGCATGGTTTTTTCCAGATTTACAGGAAAATTGTTACAGGCAAAACTGGACTCATCATTTAGCTCATTTCAATTGATTTAGTTCTGCTCACAAgtctaaagttaaaaaaaaaacattcaaatttatttggaaatatgtggatttttttattgAGGTTAAAGTCAAACAAACTATGGATCACTCTAGTCTAATAATTGTAGTGAGACTTACAGACTTACACTTCTGAATGTTTTATAAGAACAAAAATGTggatgcaatatttttttttttccccaacatgGAAACATGCATTCTCTATGAAAACTTAAAGGCACAACTGAAATGTGTTCAGCAATTACTCATTTATTctttcacttttaaaatattttcccaCATACTAGCTTTGGTTCACAGAACCAAGTTTATATTAGTCTCAATGAAGTGATAAAGACAATACAAAATTGAATGTTATTCTACACAACTGAAAAAATACTGTCCACAGGGTCTTCAACATTTGCGTCACTTAGGAAGATTTCAACAGGGACTCATCTGCAATCCTTTGAAGtgatttacattaaaacaaGTGCAATTTCCAGTGAATTTACCACACAAGTGCAAGTAATCCACAAGGCATAGACTTTACAGTATCATTCCAGCACATGCAtctagagagagagaacaacaacacacaccttGAAGTGAGTCATGCTTCACTCTCTTGTCAATCCTCCTCCCTGCATGGCACACTGGGTTAAGTGCTGCTATGGAAACCCTGGCCTGCTCTGGAGTGCAAAGGAAGTCTAGTCTGACAGATCATGAGCAGATGAAACTCAGAGCACCAGTTTGTCCGCAGAATAGAGATGCTACTTAACACTGAGGCCCGACCGTGGATGGAGACCAGACAAACGTAACAGCTACATGTTGCATCCAGCATGGGATGTTCAGTTTCGTaccactgtatttttttttttttgtctacataAACATCAAAAAGCTGAGAAAAAGATCACAACTATAAGTGATACTGAGGTTAAAGGGCAGTATCTCTCTGCTTTATTACACTGACAGATTGAGGATGAGTTGAGTGCGCATGCAGTTGAGGGGAAAACATAGAAACCTGATGGACAGGtgaatcatttgtttttgataTTAGTCATCCAAATAATAATAGAATTCCACATCAAAAATGTGTAGTGTTACCCTTCGTTGTCGTGTTTTTTGGTTAAACCAAAGCTGTCTTTCTATTgcttaaatattttacattcctCCACAAGAATGCAAATCTATCATTCATAGCTTGCAAGGCAaccaaagatttaaaaaaaaaaaaagaaagaaaaaaataaatactctgAATGGGGAAGTGTTCTGGCAGGTCACAGCCACCAGAGGTCACCCGTGTACGCTGAGACAATGGTGAATGGAAATGAAAGGTTAGTAGCTTTATCAGTTTTGCAACCACAAAAATGGATAAGCATACCTCCAAAAGGCAAAATGCTAAACCGCAGATTAAA is a genomic window of Thunnus maccoyii chromosome 4, fThuMac1.1, whole genome shotgun sequence containing:
- the taf11 gene encoding transcription initiation factor TFIID subunit 11, whose translation is MADPARIKPEDTPERITSADEEHPTSEETQDVPVTAKPTDESKESSSEDQPKQEVKSDPAPGEDEEEGTSGQPAAKRLKVEPEKKKEKRHKVDEDEIQKMQVLVSSFSEEQLNRYEMYRRSAFPKAAIKRLIQSITGSSVSQNVVIAMSGISKVFAGEIVEEALDVCEKWGDTPPLQPKHMREAVRRLKSRDQIPNTKHKHILFH